The nucleotide sequence tatatatatatatttgtttagaCTTATCTACATATTTAGCCTCTTCATtatattccatttcttccttcatctATGTGCTCTCCCCTGGAATCATTTTCCTTGTGCTTGAAGAATACTCTAGTTTTTCCTTTATTGCAGATATGCTATATTAtctcaatttatatttttctgaaaatgactTAATTCTGATTTCATTAGCTTTTTTCAATAACctttatgaaatataaatgctTTCATACTTAAGCATCTCTTCTTCTAGTATAGGCTTCTAGGTTGTCACATATTTTCTGTCAACGCTTTGAAGGTATCATTCCAGTGGTTTCCCATTTCCATTATTGCTGTGTTTAAGTCCGTTGTTAGATTTAGTGTTGTTCCTTTGAAGGTTGTCTTTTTTCTGTGGCTGCTGGCAAGGCTTTTTAATCTTTAGCTTTCTTTGCAGCAGTGTTCCTACAGAACAAACAATTCTGTGGACAGATTGCAAAGATCACTGCAACAGTAACTCCCATCTCAGATGCTCTTCTGGGAATCTTGCAATTCCCTTATCAGGAGGTTAAGAGTCCACTTTCCTTGCACCTTTTTGTGTTTACCTCAAACAAGAGAGTACAGTTGAAGCGATGCTATGTGACTTCCAAAGCTAGGTCATAAAAAAATGCCATGTGTTTCTGCCATCCTTTCTTGGGACGTTCATTCTTGAAAGTCAGATACCATGCtttgagaaaactcaagcagTCTCTGGACATGCTCATATACGCAGGAATCACAGTTGCCTTTAGGACTAGGTGGCAGGTGGAAGCTGGAAGGGCTTCTAGGAGACTTAGTGAAAGCCTAAAGGACCCCATGGAGGTTATTATTGAGGGCCTACAGGAAAGCAATAAAAACTTACTGGAAGCTGAAGGCAACACTGACACTTGGCAGTaaagtgaaaaatggaaaatagacctaaatgaattcaataatctGGCTGAGGGGATTTCCCAGCAGAATACTGATAGTGCCATCTGGCTTCTGCTGCTGCCTATGATAAAAATGCAAGAGAAAGGGTTAAAGAATGAACTCTTATATGTGAAGGAACCAGGACTTGCCAAGTCTGACAATAATACTATTTCTCTTTCCCAGCCTCCCCGTAGGGTAAATTAGTCTTTAATTACGACaggaccgggcgcctgggtggctcagtgggttaaagcctctgcctttggctcgggtcatgatctcagggttctgggatcaagccctgcgtgtgctctctgctcagcaggaagcctgcttcctcctctctctctctctgcctgactctctgcctacttgtgatctccctctgtcaaataaataaataaaatcttaaaaaaaattaattaagacaGGACCTCAGACCAAAGTCAAATCCAGGGTGGGTCtacggggcggggggaggatcCTTTGTGAAGACCTCAGAAAGATTCAAGGTTGTACTTCATAGAACATTTCCAACCGAGCAAAGGCCCCTCGGAAGATTTTAAGGTGTCCCCAGAAGATCCTATTAAATAATAgattcaaagaatattttttttaaaagattttatttatttatttgacaaagagagacagcaagagcaggaacaccagcagggggaatcagagaaggaaagcaagcttccccgaaggcagacgcttaatgacagccacccaggtgcccctcaaatagaCTGTTTGAGGTGTGTTTTATGTAATAAAGTGAACCTCACTAAGGTTTTTAGAAAACCCACATAGTTCTTAAGAGAATTGTTCTGGTAGCACTACAAATTTGAACTAAATACAAAGAGTGCAGAGAACAGAACTTTGGACTCCTAATCTTTATCATCTAGGAAGCGGACTGAAGTGGCTTTGGAGTTACTCAttcattttatggaaaataaaggttttaactCAGAAGGCAGAACCAAGAGCTACAGAGAACAACTTACAGACGGTTAATGAGCATCAAAGAATTGGCAAAATGTTCTCAGATTTCAAAATCGCTAGGGGGCAGTGACTTGTCCATGTGCCTCCCACTTCCCCCATTTTTGAACAAGAATGTTAAGAGTTATCTTACACCTCTCCCACCGttgtattctgtgtgtgtgtgtgtgtgtgtgtggttgtttcTTTAGTTCACAGGTTTTCACTTTGAGAATGATACTTGGGGAGCTATACCCAAGAACTATATGTGAGGAGCCTCGTCTGTACCTGGATGTGACACAGATGACACAATCTTAGACCTTGAGCCTGCGCAGAACACTGTCACGGAATGAGAGTTTTGAGGAGCCTTGAAAGAGGAATGGGTGTATTCTGTCTGTGGGAGGAACGTGAACCACTGCGGCCAGAAGGCagattttcaaaaaatgattACAATGTTCCCCATCCTATATTGTCCTAGAACCTTGCCACTCTCCTTTTAAAAGAGGTGGACTCTATGCTCTCCTTGAACTTGAGTGAGGCTCTGGGACTGCCTTGACCAATAGATTATGGCAAGAGCAATACTATGTAGCTTACGAGACTAGTTCAAAAGAATGCCATGCAATTTTGCCTTGCTTTCTTGGGATGCTCACTCTTGGGTCCAAGCCCAAGTAGCCAGTGGAAAAAACCCATGTGGAGAGAAATTGGGAGAACCTCCTAAATCACAGGACTGTCTGAATCCTCAGATGATAGTCACTACCAACCTCCCTGCTATgtgagtgagaaaaataaagagttaCTATGTAACTGTCTGCCCACCCACCTTTTTTTAgtgagagtggggagaggcagagagagagggagacagaatgttaagtaggttccatgcttGGTGTGGAGTCAGACAATTGCTTGGTCTCATGGCCCCGAGATCaggacttgaactgaaatcaagagttgggtgctcaaccaactgagacacccaggcaccccaactagttactgttttaagccaccatgTTTTTGAGGTAGTTTGTTCACAACAATAGCTAACTGAAACATAACCCCGAAACACTGCcacacaatgttttaaaataacaatcattTGCTCACAGATATACAATTTGGACATGGCTTGAAAGGTACAATTCTTCTCAGCTTCAGGTATCTGAAGCCTTTGCTGGGGAAGATTATAAATGGCTAGGACCTAGAAAAATCTGGGGGTTTTCACTCACATGTCTGGTGCCTGGGTGGAAATAACTCGAAGGCTGGTCTACAGTTGGCCTCTCCATATATTTTTTGGCTTCCTCACATTATCACGGCCTCAAAGTAGTCAGACTTCCTAAGGTGCCTCAGGGCTCCAAAAGCAAATGTTCCCAGTAGAAAAGGtgggatcttatttatttatttatttatttatttatttatttatttgagagatcacaagtaggcagagaggcagccgggggtgagggggaagcaggctccctgctaagcagagagcctgatgaggggctcgatcccaggactctgggatcatgacctgagccgaaggcagaggctttaacgcactgagccacccaggcaccctgaaaaggTGGGATCTTCATAGCATTTTATGATCTAGCCTCTGAAGTGACATACTACTAGTTAAGCTCAACACATCTGACTGAAATGGAAGCTCATCCAGATTTGAGAGAAGAGTATCGGGTCTTCCACCTCTTGGTGGAATAAATGCCAAAGGGTTCATGGCTGTGTTATAAACTGCTACAGATAATTTTTCTGTGATAGTTATGCTATTCTTTATACTTGCTTTAAGTTTATTGTTGTTATGAACTGAATGTGTCacctcaaaattcatattttttttaaagattgtatttatttatttgacagagagagatatcacaaataggcagagagacagacagagagagagatgaggagaagcaggctccctgctgagcagagagccctatgcgggactcgatcccaggcccctgggatcatgacctgagccgaaggcagaggcttaacccactgagccacccaggcgcccctcaaaatttgtatttttaaatcccaACCCACAATGTGGTGGCATTTgaaggtggagcctttgggatgTTATTAGGTTTACACGAAAGCATGAGAGTGAGCCCCCCACCatgatggaattagtgcccttataaaaagaggtaGAGAAGCCagtgctctctttctttgtcacaggaggacatggggagaaggcagccatctgtaaGCCAGGGAAAGTCCATTACCAGGAACTGAATCTGCTggaatcttgatcttggacttcccagcctccagaaaaaaagaaatgtctgttgtttcagccagcagtctatggtattttgttatagcagcgcAAGCTAAGACATGCTTCTTGAATTGCATGTGGCTTGATGTCTTTGTCAATTTTAGAACCGTCAACTTTTATCTCTTTAGATACACTTATGCAATGCTTTGTGGCCCTCAAAGAAAAGGAGCAATGAGGCCACTAAGAATGTCACACTATGGTTTTCCAAAGTCTATTCTTAAACCCAGGAAGAAGGAATATAAGTCATGGTCATTCATCATTGAAACAGAGTTTAGACTTAACTATTCTAGAGATGCTCCCCTTCTTTACCCTAACTCCTCCTCTCAAGGCATTCTTCTCTGATCTCCATGAGGAAAAGGTCAGCCTGGCTTCCTTATACCAACACTTTTCTGTAAGGTTTGGCCGATGAAAATTTTACCCTGCTACCAGTATTCGAACTAGTAACAAACACTGGATGGCAATTCTCCcacagtgattctttttttttttttttttttaagatttttatttatttatttgacagagagagatcacaagtaggcagagagagagggagaagcaggctccccactaagcagagagcctaatgtgggactccattccaggaccctgagatcatgacctcacccgaaggcagaggcttaacccactgcgccacgcAGGCGCCATCCCAcagtcattctttaaaaaaaaaaaaaaagaaagaaaagtaacctAGCATTTGTTCAACTTTAAATTTCATCCATGGcttaaaatgttaagtaaaatctaaaagaaaatacaaattttaacagATGGGATGCTTTTTACTCTTTCTGTTGTATACCTCACTGAATCTTCTATAATAAGCGTGTGTTACATTggtaaaattaatgaaaacataatgtattaaaaattttacCTAAAGTACATCATTAATACCCACGACATGAATTTTTAACATCATCCAGGGGACAACTGATACACATATGATTACTGAAAACCAGAGTCTGACCTTGAATTTCTCATGTCAGTAACAGACCAACACATTACAATTTAGGGGAAGCTATATTCTGGGTACCTCCAAGATGTTTGCAGAAAAAGGTTagaatttgtttccatgaatcttCCTGAGCCCTAGCATGAGCCCTGGGCTCCCCATCCCACATTATAGGTTTGTTCAGTAATTTGTGCACAGAAGCGGGGCATAGGGGGAAGTAAGGAGGTTCAATATTATGCCCAGTCCCAGGATAAGAGAGGATCTGGGGTTTTTCCTTTCCATGGGCCTGTAACCGTTCAGAGGCTATTTGGGCATATAACTCACTCCTCCAGTTATGGTCACCCTGACCAACGATGAAGAGGATGGGCCCCTGGGCTTTCTCTATTGGAATCATGCTGGGGTTCTCATGCCTTCCTATAACATCATTTCGTATATCCACAATGTCCAGGAGGCCTGAGAAGGCTACCTTGAGTCTTCTAAAATCATGGTTCAATGGTGGGATGCACGTCTGCTTGTACTGTATGGGTTTGTTTCCACTGAACCCAGATCCGTTGATGGAAACTGTGGCTGAGATGTTTTTCAAATATGAGgccatagaaagacaaatatcagcCCCTAAAGAAAAGCCCAGAAGCCCAATGCCTGGGCCCTTCACCTGGAaggcaagaagaaagaagagtcaaGAACACATGTCATAGAAAAATGTTCTACAGTGATGGGAATAGGTTCACTAATGAGTGTTGATACTTTGGGTCTGAGTTAAGCTGAGGGTAGAGGCAAAATGGGGGCTGGGAAGTAGCCATTCCCAGCCATTCCCAGAAAAAAAGTATGGAGctcttggttggctcagttggtagcaTACAGGACTCTTCATCTTAGGattataaaataaaggtattaactattaaaacattttaacataaCGAGAAATGCTAACTTTAATTTGTGAGTTAGCCACAAGGTTATCAAGCTCAGCTGACAGGAGTTTCTTCCCACATAAAAAATAACTGAGTGAACACATGGCAAATGAATTGTGAACTCCCTGGCAAGTCTGGGTAAGACTGGTAagtccagtaatcacactactgggtatttacccccaaattaCAAATGTTCCAGACTATCAACCGCTAGAGAATGCTGAGTCATGGAGCCTGTCAAGTTCAGGTCCTCATTCAGGCGGGCATGATCTAAGTTTCAATGGGCCAATGTATCTAACTGTGTGGAACCAAGTTCTGTTCTAAGTGAATGACTCATCTGACCTCATCTACATACACTGGCAAATGATTACAGAAACCAAGTAAGACTTCAGATCAAATTAAGTAGTTTTTAGCTTCTGATATACGTGAGCAAGTTCTGATCAAAATCTGAGAACACACTGatctcagaaaattaaagattaggggcgcctgggtggcttggtgggttaaagcctccgccttcggctcaggtcatgatcccagggtcctgggattgagccccgcat is from Mustela lutreola isolate mMusLut2 chromosome 7, mMusLut2.pri, whole genome shotgun sequence and encodes:
- the LOC131837264 gene encoding peroxisomal succinyl-coenzyme A thioesterase-like is translated as LFFLLAFQVKGPGIGLLGFSLGADICLSMASYLKNISATVSINGSGFSGNKPIQYKQTCIPPLNHDFRRLKVAFSGLLDIVDIRNDVIGRHENPSMIPIEKAQGPILFIVGQGDHNWRSELYAQIASERLQAHGKEKPQILSYPGTGHNIEPPYFPLCPASVHKLLNKPIMWDGEPRAHARAQEDSWKQILTFFCKHLGGTQNIASPKL